In Arthrobacter sp. StoSoilB5, one genomic interval encodes:
- a CDS encoding carboxymuconolactone decarboxylase family protein codes for MSQSEEKSQRYAEGLGLRTKVMGSAHVELALKQTSEFCRPVQELVTEYAWGEIWSRPGLDHKTRSMLNLAMLTALNRPQELAGHVHAALNNGLTEAQIQEVLLQTLVYCGAPAALASFRVAEQAIAEHHDTSFSTERA; via the coding sequence GTGTCACAAAGCGAGGAAAAATCACAGAGGTACGCCGAAGGTCTGGGCCTGCGAACAAAAGTAATGGGGAGTGCCCACGTGGAACTGGCCCTCAAACAAACCAGTGAATTCTGTCGTCCCGTTCAAGAACTTGTTACCGAGTATGCGTGGGGAGAAATCTGGTCCAGGCCCGGACTTGACCACAAGACCCGCAGCATGCTCAATCTCGCCATGCTCACGGCACTGAACCGTCCTCAGGAACTGGCAGGACATGTCCACGCAGCCCTCAACAACGGGCTCACGGAAGCACAAATCCAGGAAGTACTGCTGCAGACTTTGGTCTATTGTGGTGCCCCTGCTGCGCTGGCCTCGTTCCGGGTCGCCGAACAGGCGATCGCCGAGCACCATGACACAAGTTTCTCCACCGAACGGGCATGA
- a CDS encoding CoA ester lyase, with protein MEFSTGPALLFCPADRPDRFIKAAARSDAVILDLEDAVASEDRVGARREILSRLSDHGKFHGLEPDRTIVRISGVATEDFEKDLQWLALTPYRTIMLAKTENAAQTRVLEGYRVVALCETAAGVANANAIAAEPNVVAVMWGAEDLLASIGGTSSRHPNGSYRDVAVQARSSVLIAAAAAGKPAIDSVYLDIFDLDGLAVEAGDAAASGFGFKACIHPNQVDVVRAAYAPSETEVLAAQRILEAAANAENGVFRLDGKMIDGPILKHAEATLHRFKQTQTTEQDLSS; from the coding sequence ATGGAATTCTCTACCGGCCCTGCACTCCTGTTTTGCCCCGCCGACAGACCTGACCGGTTCATCAAGGCCGCTGCCCGGTCAGACGCGGTCATTCTCGACCTCGAAGACGCCGTGGCATCAGAAGATCGGGTAGGAGCCAGACGGGAAATCCTCTCCCGGCTTAGCGACCATGGAAAATTCCACGGTCTGGAGCCCGACAGGACCATTGTTCGGATAAGTGGTGTAGCAACCGAAGACTTTGAAAAGGACCTGCAGTGGCTAGCACTTACGCCCTACCGCACCATAATGCTGGCCAAAACCGAGAACGCCGCACAGACCCGAGTCCTGGAGGGCTACCGAGTGGTTGCTCTCTGTGAGACCGCCGCGGGCGTGGCAAATGCAAACGCCATTGCTGCCGAGCCCAACGTAGTGGCCGTGATGTGGGGGGCCGAAGACTTGCTGGCATCTATCGGTGGGACATCAAGCCGTCATCCTAACGGGAGCTACCGGGACGTCGCGGTCCAGGCACGATCTTCTGTGCTCATAGCAGCGGCGGCTGCTGGCAAGCCCGCCATCGACTCGGTCTACTTGGATATCTTCGACCTTGACGGGCTGGCCGTCGAAGCCGGCGATGCCGCAGCCTCGGGCTTCGGGTTCAAAGCGTGCATCCATCCGAACCAAGTAGATGTAGTGCGCGCTGCCTACGCGCCCTCCGAAACTGAGGTTCTAGCCGCACAGAGGATCCTAGAAGCGGCGGCCAACGCCGAAAATGGCGTGTTCCGGCTCGACGGCAAGATGATCGACGGTCCGATCCTGAAGCATGCCGAGGCAACCCTGCATCGGTTCAAGCAAACACAAACGACCGAGCAGGACCTCAGCAGCTGA
- a CDS encoding haloacid dehalogenase-like hydrolase, which yields MSASSSGQVNYVNIHRKESRRRHYVRLATSAAIVTTLMSATSCATPLANNAGTAAECRQLEAQMAWPGEVREQLQKTIDAHSSCTGTARGDKAPVAIFDWDNTVVKNDIGYGTNFWMLRHDKVLQPANKDWKSTNRYLTDAAATALSTACGTDTPAGQPLKTSSNTDCADEILAILEDKTRSGEPAFEGFNARHLIGAYAWGTALSAGYTEEQLGQFALAMKQENLSAAEGSMQTVGSQQVDGYIRIYPQIKDLIGTLQAHGIETWVVSASPEPVVKAWAGDVGIDAGHVVGVRSVYENGIQTSHLKGCGGIPDGEDSVMTYIEGKRCWANQVIFGVEGPSAFEQLPAERRQILAAGDSGTDVTFVGDATEARLVVNRNNAEIMCRAYDNEDGKWLITPMFIDPKPQRSEPYACATKAYTNPDNSKGPVLREDGSVIPDQVDRVH from the coding sequence ATGTCCGCATCTTCGTCAGGTCAGGTCAACTATGTCAACATCCACAGGAAGGAATCCCGCAGGAGACACTATGTCCGCCTTGCAACCTCCGCAGCGATAGTGACCACGCTCATGTCGGCCACGTCCTGCGCCACGCCACTGGCAAACAACGCCGGGACAGCGGCTGAATGCCGCCAACTTGAGGCCCAAATGGCGTGGCCTGGGGAGGTCCGCGAACAATTACAAAAGACCATTGACGCCCACAGCAGCTGCACCGGAACGGCCCGTGGAGACAAAGCCCCAGTGGCAATCTTCGACTGGGACAACACCGTAGTGAAGAACGACATTGGCTACGGCACCAACTTCTGGATGCTGCGCCACGACAAAGTCCTGCAACCGGCCAACAAGGACTGGAAGAGCACAAACCGCTACCTTACGGACGCGGCCGCTACGGCGCTGTCAACGGCATGCGGCACCGACACGCCCGCTGGCCAGCCCCTCAAAACCAGCAGCAACACGGACTGCGCTGATGAAATCCTCGCCATCCTCGAGGACAAGACGCGCTCGGGCGAACCAGCTTTTGAGGGCTTCAACGCCCGCCACCTCATAGGCGCCTACGCTTGGGGTACGGCCTTGTCTGCCGGCTATACCGAGGAGCAGCTCGGCCAGTTCGCACTCGCAATGAAGCAGGAGAACCTGTCCGCAGCGGAGGGCAGCATGCAGACCGTTGGAAGTCAGCAGGTGGACGGCTACATACGGATCTACCCACAGATCAAGGACCTCATCGGAACCCTCCAGGCGCACGGCATCGAAACCTGGGTGGTGTCCGCATCCCCTGAGCCGGTGGTCAAGGCGTGGGCCGGCGATGTCGGCATCGATGCCGGGCACGTCGTTGGCGTCCGCAGCGTATATGAGAACGGCATCCAAACCTCCCATCTGAAAGGCTGCGGCGGAATACCCGACGGCGAAGATTCCGTCATGACCTACATCGAAGGAAAACGTTGCTGGGCCAATCAGGTGATCTTCGGCGTCGAGGGGCCTTCAGCCTTTGAGCAGCTTCCCGCTGAACGCCGCCAGATCCTGGCCGCCGGCGACTCTGGCACGGACGTTACATTCGTCGGCGACGCCACCGAAGCCAGACTGGTTGTGAACCGGAATAATGCCGAAATAATGTGCCGCGCGTACGACAATGAAGATGGCAAGTGGCTGATCACGCCTATGTTCATCGACCCCAAACCTCAGCGTAGCGAGCCCTATGCATGCGCCACCAAGGCGTATACCAATCCGGACAACAGCAAGGGACCGGTGCTCCGCGAGGACGGCAGCGTCATTCCGGACCAGGTGGATCGCGTCCACTAA